The genomic segment AGTTTTTATCTCTAATGAATGTTTTTTTGTCTAACATTCCTTTGTTTGAGTGTTATAAGAATTATTCTTTTTTTGATTGCAAATCCAATCTCTATTTTGCCTTTTAAATGCCTTTATATCAGATTTATATTTTCAGCACCAATCCGTTGGGTTTTCTACCGACATTAATCGTTTTAGAGACCGTATGGTTTGATACATTAACAACAGAGACCGTATTGGCGGTCTGATTGGTCACATAGGCAGTATTTCCATCTGCTGTAAATGTTATAGCATGTGCACCGGCACCAGTAGTGAATACACCTCCATGAACCCACATCATCTTAGTCTGGTCCCAGGTCCAATAATGGACTTTTGCATTGACAGGATCACTTACCCAAAGTTCTTTCTTATTTCCATTGTGAGACGCTATTCCAGGCATAAATCCTAGATCAATGGTTTGGCCTACGGCATCGGTTGCCACATTGATTACCGAGATAGATTGCCCGTCTTCATTATCAACATACATTCTGGCGTCAGTTCCTGTCCAGGCACCCACAGGGTTTTTTCCCACAGCAACTGTGGCTGTAACCTGCTTGGTTGCGGTATTTATAACTGACACAGTATTGTCATCTCCATTAGCAATATAAGCCTTAGTCCCATCAGAAGAAAAGGTAAGCTCAGCGGGCATCATGCCAACTGCAATGGTGCTTTTCAATGCGTATGTTAAGGCGTCATAAACCAGAACTTTTCCATTGATGTCCATTTGCGGCACCCAGATTTCTGAACCATTTGGGCTGTATATTGTGTTGTGGTTCATCATTGGCAGGCTGATATTTTTTACTGTTGCCCCACTGGCTGGGTCAATTACAAGGAGTTTACCTGTCATTCCTCCCATACCTGCGGTATGGCCTGCAGAGAAGTCCATTCCGGGTACACCGATAGCCAGATGATTGGAATGTAAAGAAATGTGGTGCGGCCACATGATCATATCGTTGCCGCTGCCCATTAGGCTTAAGGTTTCTGTAACTTCATTAGTTTCCAATTTGATTACTGAAATTGTGCCGTCCTGACCATTGACCACATAAGCGGCAGGATAGTTTATATTCAGTTTTGGATCGGACATATTCATATCATCCATTTTACTGCAAGAAAACAGCGAAACGGTCCCTAAAATTAAAACTCCAAGCATTGAACTAACGGTTATTATATTTTTCATTTTTTGATTTGGGATTATTTGATTGTTTCTATAGTTGATCCACAGCTTAACATCTGTGAACCGTAATACGGATTCTTGATGCCGCTTTCTTTGCTGAGCCAATTCGCATCAACCATTGGACAATGATTATAATAAACCGGCTGCGGCTGATCAGCAGTTTTTATAAGATCGTACGTGTTTTTGGAAAGGCTTTTAAAGGATTCCCTTTGCTTTTTTACATCTTGGTTTTCAGAAATATTTGTGGCATCTGAAGCTAAACTTTTCATTGCATTCATCCATGCAGTATGTTCTTTTGGCTTTAGGTTCTCCATTTTAATAGCATTGATTGCAGTAAGGAGCTCTTTAGATTTCAATGCGGCAGTTTTAGCATCTGTTTTCACCAAAGCATCTTTTACATCAAAGTAGCTGTCGAAAATTGCTTTAAAAGGACTGTTTTCTTGTGCATCTGCAGGAACTGCGGCTGTATGCTGTGAATGATCCATTTTACCCATATCCATTTCGGATTTTTTTATTGGAGCCGCCATATTTGTTCTTTCATATTGGCAGCATTGTGGAAGTTTTGCATAGGCGTCACCAGGAGCTAAGAACTGGTCGCTGTCATATCCTGCTAAGGCAATTCTTTTCAGGACTTCATCCTGATTTGTTTTCTTCTCATCATAGGTAATAGCCGCTATTTTGGTGTTTTCATTCCAGTTTACCGAAGCGATATTTTTGATGTTTCCTGCTTTTTCAATAGCAGTTTTGCACATTAAACAATTACCATAAATTTTTGCATTTATGTTTTTTGCATTTTTTATAGGTGCGCCAAACACTATGACTGACAGCAATAGAGTGATTGCCATCAATCCTTTTTGAATTGATTTCATTTTAAAATGTATTTGAAGTGAATATTGCTTTTGAGAAATAATTGCATACAAGAACTGTATAGAGAATTATTCTACAAAAAGCGAAAAATAAAAAAATGAAGCAGTTAGGCTTCCTTTTTTGACACACGTATGGCTGTCAAAAAAGGTATTTAGCTTATTTTAGGGATAAGCCAGATAGTATAGAAACCAGAGAGAATGGAGGTTTCTGAACTGTGGAATTTTTGTTTTTTAGAAAAAACACTTATAGTGATGTTTTTAAAGTCAAGTTGGTTAAAGAAAGTAATTCCTCCGTTACAGATTGAGACACAACCGCATGACTTGTGCCCACATTTATGACCGCAGCAGCCATCATTATTTTTTTTGGAATGACTGCCATCTTTCGAGCAGCAATCATTGTCATGATTTTTGGAAGCTTCTTTAGTATAAGAAATCTTTCCAGAAAGTTTTCCACAAGCAAAAGTAGCCATTGGCATCAAGAAGAAACCTAAGGTAATAATTACTATGATGTGGAATCTTTTCATAAGACATGTAAAATCGTAAACAAAGATAATTATAAAAATATCTCTGTTTATAAA from the Flavobacterium sp. genome contains:
- a CDS encoding DUF3347 domain-containing protein; amino-acid sequence: MKSIQKGLMAITLLLSVIVFGAPIKNAKNINAKIYGNCLMCKTAIEKAGNIKNIASVNWNENTKIAAITYDEKKTNQDEVLKRIALAGYDSDQFLAPGDAYAKLPQCCQYERTNMAAPIKKSEMDMGKMDHSQHTAAVPADAQENSPFKAIFDSYFDVKDALVKTDAKTAALKSKELLTAINAIKMENLKPKEHTAWMNAMKSLASDATNISENQDVKKQRESFKSLSKNTYDLIKTADQPQPVYYNHCPMVDANWLSKESGIKNPYYGSQMLSCGSTIETIK